One Candidatus Peregrinibacteria bacterium DNA segment encodes these proteins:
- a CDS encoding helix-turn-helix domain containing protein: MEQYNMTKGIRGLRRLLRQFNEATLKPWQRDVLRERILILDWYDHNGKNKAKTARAFETSRSHVQKLVKARKEEGLGGLIPKITGPNNKRGFNLTSEEKQEIERYARMFPDWSHKKLHMFLHQHSISTLYRYLAAKGLLVRNRCPGFHKKPKPRSAWKVQRKKLPKDYQILKPGDLVVPRFHR; encoded by the coding sequence ATGGAACAATATAACATGACGAAAGGCATTCGTGGACTGAGAAGATTACTTCGGCAGTTTAACGAAGCTACTTTAAAGCCCTGGCAGAGAGACGTACTTAGAGAAAGAATCCTTATTTTGGATTGGTACGACCATAATGGAAAGAATAAAGCCAAGACTGCCAGGGCTTTTGAAACTTCTAGAAGCCACGTACAAAAGCTGGTGAAGGCCAGAAAGGAAGAAGGACTGGGTGGTCTTATTCCGAAAATAACAGGACCCAATAACAAACGTGGATTTAATCTCACCAGTGAAGAGAAACAAGAGATTGAACGCTATGCAAGGATGTTTCCAGATTGGAGCCACAAGAAGCTTCACATGTTTCTTCACCAGCACAGCATTTCCACCTTGTACCGCTATTTGGCAGCAAAAGGATTACTGGTTCGTAATCGCTGCCCCGGGTTTCACAAGAAACCAAAACCTAGGTCTGCTTGGAAAGTCCAAAGAAAGAAACTCCCCAAGGACTACCAAATCTTAAAACCTGGAGACTTGGTAGTCCCTAGATTCCATCGTTGA
- a CDS encoding transposase family protein, whose protein sequence is MDSAFNKLYFITCVDVATRIGFALVTKHHSSKAAKALLEKMEEVLQTKIKAVLTDNGSEFLAYFHKACQQQGIEHFFTRPRTPKDNAICERFNLTLQQHLYWRVDLTSPIYKINEVLADWLVEYNCLRPHESLNMRPPVAHYFHLFYSPRPIPEVYLKLWNRTPRLKLF, encoded by the coding sequence GTGGACAGCGCCTTCAACAAACTGTACTTCATTACCTGTGTGGATGTGGCCACCAGGATAGGTTTTGCACTCGTAACCAAGCACCACAGTTCCAAGGCGGCCAAAGCTTTGCTGGAAAAGATGGAAGAAGTGCTCCAGACCAAGATTAAAGCTGTTTTAACAGACAACGGCAGTGAGTTCCTGGCGTACTTCCATAAAGCCTGCCAGCAGCAAGGGATTGAGCACTTCTTCACTCGCCCCAGAACACCAAAAGATAATGCGATTTGTGAGCGATTCAACCTTACTTTGCAACAACACCTCTACTGGAGAGTGGACTTAACCAGTCCCATTTACAAGATTAATGAGGTGCTCGCGGATTGGCTCGTGGAGTATAATTGCCTTCGTCCACATGAATCTCTCAATATGAGACCTCCAGTTGCTCACTACTTTCATCTATTCTACTCCCCTCGCCCCATCCCCGAGGTGTACTTGAAACTATGGAACCGGACACCAAGATTAAAGCTGTTTTAA
- a CDS encoding transposase: MEPDTKIKAVLTDNGSEFLAYFHKACQQQGIEHFFTRPRTPKDNAICERFNLTLQQHLYWRVDLTSPIYKINEVLADWLVEYNCLRPHESLNMRPPVAHYFHLFYSPSPHPRGVLETMEPDKELQGIEQFVIMKQTSPSRREPHEIKRAHYELFLLSTRVVDPRGVEPLSKE, translated from the coding sequence ATGGAACCGGACACCAAGATTAAAGCTGTTTTAACAGACAACGGCAGTGAGTTCCTGGCGTACTTCCATAAAGCCTGCCAGCAGCAAGGGATTGAGCACTTCTTCACTCGCCCCAGAACACCAAAAGATAATGCGATTTGTGAGCGATTCAACCTTACTTTGCAACAACACCTCTACTGGAGAGTGGACTTAACCAGTCCCATTTACAAGATTAATGAGGTGCTCGCGGATTGGCTCGTGGAGTATAATTGCCTTCGTCCACATGAATCTCTCAATATGAGACCTCCAGTTGCTCACTACTTTCATCTATTCTACTCCCCTTCGCCCCATCCCCGAGGTGTACTTGAAACTATGGAACCGGACAAGGAATTGCAAGGGATAGAACAGTTTGTTATAATGAAGCAGACAAGTCCTTCGAGGCGTGAACCTCACGAAATAAAAAGAGCTCATTATGAGCTCTTTTTATTGTCTACTCGGGTGGTGGACCCCAGGGGAGTCGAACCCCTCTCGAAAGAATGA